One window of the Rufibacter radiotolerans genome contains the following:
- a CDS encoding T9SS type A sorting domain-containing protein, producing MRHWLTIILIFFSVGWSANAQVISPLQQIPAPAAMVVGKPIITPQPLGPGDTLSLPFFEDFAKGEGAPDPSRWLRRGGVSITDRYASAPPTVFAASFDGLNADGQPYGAANAVGPTDTLTSKPLNLAAAQPQDSVYLSFYWQAGGKMDAPNFSSSTQFYLQLQFKEANGTWTSVWTQKGTGRSTDFAAVMVALKESKYLYNGFQFRWVSGGSQNGLRDVWHLDYVYLDRNRRLNQLQTADVALTQRLPSLLQRYTAMPIWQFLVNPAGEIRLQVGSEMVNLSNAPAAISWRALTRNLSTGAVDTFLRGSAPVNAGSRTTIAATPSREFLSSQQQPFSLQTVLFLNTKEPNFYTRYNDTLQRQTDLLDYYAYDDGTAESGFSYPSSTAVQLAYQFDLSQPDRLKMVRIFFTATNTPGTELYLRIWADNNGKPADQPLYEQRFAVPATAGLNNWLDIPLDQQIPVAGRFYVGYRQPTGSIFVNVGYDLNESAPGKLFAMNGATAWDVVPNLEGALLIRPVMAGTLTASPEELTSHQIRLYPNPVTETGFYLTQAVDQAQLYTVTGQLVQTWGKTQARQHLPLAESLSPGIYFVKAFTGSQRITLKLILAK from the coding sequence ATGCGGCATTGGCTGACCATCATTCTGATATTTTTCTCCGTTGGATGGTCAGCCAACGCGCAGGTTATTAGCCCGCTGCAACAGATTCCGGCCCCGGCCGCAATGGTAGTTGGCAAACCTATCATCACCCCGCAACCCCTGGGCCCCGGTGACACGCTTTCCCTGCCGTTTTTTGAGGATTTTGCCAAGGGCGAAGGAGCTCCAGATCCCAGTCGCTGGCTAAGAAGAGGAGGTGTTTCTATCACCGACCGCTATGCGTCTGCGCCCCCCACGGTATTTGCCGCGTCCTTTGACGGACTTAACGCCGACGGGCAGCCGTATGGCGCCGCCAATGCCGTAGGCCCTACAGATACGCTTACCTCCAAGCCCCTGAACCTGGCCGCCGCCCAACCCCAGGATTCTGTGTACCTTAGTTTCTACTGGCAGGCTGGTGGCAAGATGGATGCCCCCAATTTCTCCAGTTCTACCCAGTTTTACCTGCAACTGCAATTCAAAGAAGCTAACGGCACCTGGACTTCGGTCTGGACCCAGAAGGGCACCGGCCGAAGTACCGATTTTGCGGCGGTGATGGTAGCGCTCAAAGAAAGCAAGTACCTCTACAACGGGTTCCAGTTCCGGTGGGTGAGCGGCGGCAGCCAGAACGGCCTGCGCGATGTCTGGCACCTAGACTATGTGTACCTGGACCGCAACCGCCGCCTGAACCAACTGCAAACCGCAGATGTGGCTCTTACCCAACGGTTGCCTTCTTTGCTGCAACGGTATACGGCCATGCCGATCTGGCAATTCCTGGTGAACCCTGCTGGGGAAATCAGGCTCCAGGTAGGCTCAGAGATGGTGAATTTGAGTAATGCACCGGCAGCCATCAGTTGGCGGGCCTTGACCAGAAACCTAAGCACAGGGGCAGTAGACACGTTTCTGCGCGGGAGTGCCCCAGTGAACGCGGGTTCCAGAACCACCATTGCCGCAACTCCTTCCAGAGAATTTCTAAGCAGCCAACAACAGCCCTTTTCGTTGCAGACAGTTCTTTTCCTGAACACCAAAGAGCCAAACTTCTACACCCGCTACAATGACACCCTGCAGCGCCAGACCGATCTCCTGGATTACTACGCCTATGATGACGGAACCGCCGAGTCTGGCTTCAGCTACCCGTCCAGTACGGCCGTGCAGTTGGCCTACCAGTTTGACCTGAGCCAGCCCGACCGGCTGAAAATGGTGCGTATCTTCTTCACCGCTACCAACACTCCGGGCACCGAACTTTACCTGCGCATCTGGGCAGATAACAACGGCAAACCCGCCGACCAGCCCTTGTATGAGCAGCGCTTTGCCGTGCCCGCCACCGCTGGCCTCAACAACTGGCTGGATATTCCCCTGGACCAGCAAATTCCGGTAGCAGGTCGCTTTTACGTGGGGTACCGACAGCCTACGGGTTCTATCTTCGTGAATGTGGGGTATGACCTGAATGAAAGTGCCCCCGGCAAACTTTTCGCCATGAACGGGGCCACCGCCTGGGACGTGGTTCCCAACCTGGAGGGCGCCCTGCTGATCAGGCCCGTAATGGCAGGAACACTCACTGCTTCCCCCGAAGAATTGACCTCCCACCAGATCCGGCTGTACCCTAACCCCGTCACAGAGACCGGCTTTTACCTGACCCAGGCAGTTGACCAGGCCCAACTTTATACCGTTACCGGGCAATTGGTGCAGACGTGGGGCAAAACCCAGGCCCGGCAGCACCTGCCCTTGGCAGAGTCTCTCTCTCCGGGCATTTATTTCGTAAAAGCCTTTACCGGAAGCCAACGTATAACCTTAAAACTAATCCTTGCAAAATGA
- a CDS encoding D-alanine--D-alanine ligase family protein: MKIGIIFGGPSREREISFAGGRTVFDNLDKSLFEAVPVFADSLGNFILLDWHFIYKGTIRDFYPPVDVVPHTEHGLQMYLESLGKLTEEELNDIASRVGERIHPHQFKELFDFAFLTLHGPYGEDGSIQGLLEWYGIPYSGSGIMASALGIDKIAQKALLKQHGFATPDYRILSLQDWHATQDRAALLDSLVADLGLPLVLKAPHQGSSIGVSIIKEKNLQLFEEAVARSLFSLTIQKNDWTSKSAEEQLNFIKTLTDIREGIGLPVQTQDGQLVYAPEELLALLSTYFGQNGPETITLTNVESETQVLIEAFINGREFSCIVVQDQQGHPIALPPTEIRKGGEVFDYRSKYLPGLSRKITPIDLPTELIQKIRQQCEHLYTSLGFNVYARLDGFINEAGEIFLNDPNTTSGMLPSSFFFHQAAEIGLNPSQFLTYIIRTSLAERVKAGKNTAHLMELMKTLDAAMADERAHRQDKLRVGVIMGGYSSERHISVESGRNIYEKLASSTKYEPIPIFLIGDQESHQLYQIPINIMLKDNADDIREKIEASEAGIPSHPVLAQIKEDASSITRLYAGNTLQKPQRLTYEHLRSLVDAVFIALHGRPGEDGELQTELEKFHIPYNGSGIQSSQVTINKFETNRILRENGVHVAEHMLAFKKDYQENPQAFFQQIEQSFTYPFIAKPADDGCSSAVKKIKNREELEAFAELIFRDSIEIPENPARVLKLSFKEEVPLKGYFLIENLISKEGAKHFLEITGGLLTSYGPDGRTQYEIFEASEALAEGEVLSLEEKFLAGEGQNITPARYAKDPAERQRISDLVKQDLKRVAEILRIEGYARIDAFVRVFEDGKVETIIIEVNSLPGMTPATCIFHQTAINGYKPYDFIDRILQFGMERTKKVIS; this comes from the coding sequence ATGAAAATTGGAATCATCTTTGGTGGCCCGTCCCGGGAGCGCGAAATCTCTTTCGCCGGCGGTCGCACCGTCTTCGATAATTTAGATAAATCCCTGTTTGAGGCCGTACCGGTATTTGCCGACAGCCTGGGGAACTTCATTCTGCTGGACTGGCACTTCATCTACAAAGGCACCATCCGGGATTTCTACCCGCCCGTAGACGTGGTGCCCCACACTGAGCACGGCCTGCAGATGTACCTGGAGAGTCTGGGCAAACTCACCGAGGAAGAGCTGAATGACATCGCCTCCAGGGTAGGGGAGCGCATCCATCCGCACCAGTTCAAGGAGTTGTTTGACTTCGCGTTCCTGACCCTGCACGGGCCGTACGGCGAAGACGGCAGCATCCAGGGTTTGCTGGAGTGGTATGGCATCCCGTATTCGGGTTCCGGGATCATGGCCTCGGCGCTGGGTATTGACAAGATTGCCCAGAAGGCTCTGCTCAAGCAGCACGGCTTTGCCACCCCAGATTACCGCATTCTAAGCCTGCAAGACTGGCACGCCACCCAGGACCGCGCCGCGTTGCTGGACAGCCTGGTGGCTGACCTCGGTTTGCCATTGGTATTGAAGGCCCCGCACCAAGGGTCTTCAATTGGTGTGTCTATTATCAAAGAGAAAAACCTGCAACTGTTTGAAGAAGCGGTGGCCCGCAGCCTGTTCTCGCTCACCATTCAGAAAAACGACTGGACTAGCAAGAGCGCCGAGGAACAACTGAACTTCATCAAAACCCTGACGGATATCCGCGAAGGCATAGGCCTGCCGGTCCAGACCCAGGACGGCCAGTTGGTGTACGCCCCAGAGGAATTGCTGGCGCTGCTTTCTACCTATTTTGGCCAAAACGGCCCTGAAACGATCACCCTCACCAACGTGGAGAGCGAGACGCAGGTCCTGATAGAAGCTTTTATCAATGGCCGCGAATTCTCCTGCATTGTGGTGCAGGACCAGCAGGGGCATCCCATTGCCTTACCGCCCACCGAGATCAGAAAAGGCGGCGAGGTCTTTGACTACCGCTCCAAATACCTGCCCGGCCTGAGCCGCAAGATTACGCCTATTGACCTGCCAACCGAGCTGATCCAAAAGATCCGGCAGCAGTGCGAGCATCTGTACACCAGCCTGGGCTTCAACGTGTATGCGCGTCTGGACGGGTTTATCAATGAGGCAGGAGAGATTTTCCTCAATGACCCCAACACTACCTCGGGTATGTTGCCGTCATCGTTCTTCTTCCACCAGGCCGCTGAGATTGGCCTGAACCCGTCGCAGTTCCTGACATACATCATTAGAACGTCATTGGCGGAGCGGGTGAAAGCGGGCAAGAACACGGCGCACCTCATGGAATTGATGAAAACCCTGGACGCGGCCATGGCCGATGAGCGCGCGCACCGCCAGGACAAACTGCGGGTGGGCGTGATCATGGGTGGGTACTCTTCTGAGCGCCACATCTCCGTGGAAAGCGGCCGTAACATTTATGAGAAATTAGCTTCTTCTACCAAATACGAGCCTATTCCCATCTTTTTGATAGGAGACCAGGAGTCGCACCAACTGTACCAGATTCCCATCAACATTATGTTGAAGGACAACGCCGATGACATACGCGAGAAGATAGAGGCCTCGGAGGCGGGCATACCTTCGCACCCGGTTTTGGCCCAGATCAAGGAAGACGCTTCCAGCATTACGCGCCTATACGCGGGCAACACCTTGCAAAAACCGCAGCGCCTGACTTATGAGCATCTACGAAGCCTGGTTGACGCTGTGTTTATTGCATTGCATGGCCGCCCCGGCGAAGACGGGGAATTACAGACTGAGCTGGAGAAATTCCATATCCCGTACAACGGGTCGGGCATCCAGTCCAGCCAGGTAACCATTAATAAGTTTGAGACTAACCGCATTTTGCGCGAGAACGGCGTGCACGTAGCCGAGCACATGCTGGCCTTCAAGAAAGACTACCAGGAAAACCCGCAGGCCTTCTTCCAGCAGATTGAGCAGAGCTTCACCTACCCGTTCATTGCCAAGCCGGCAGATGACGGCTGTTCGTCGGCGGTGAAGAAAATCAAGAACCGGGAGGAACTGGAGGCTTTTGCCGAGCTGATTTTCCGGGATTCCATTGAGATACCGGAGAACCCGGCGCGGGTACTCAAACTGAGCTTCAAGGAAGAGGTGCCTTTGAAAGGCTATTTCCTGATTGAGAATTTGATCTCTAAAGAAGGCGCCAAGCACTTCCTGGAAATCACGGGCGGTCTGCTCACCAGCTACGGCCCTGACGGACGCACCCAGTATGAAATATTTGAGGCCTCAGAGGCGTTGGCCGAAGGAGAGGTGTTGAGCCTGGAAGAGAAGTTTCTGGCAGGAGAGGGGCAGAACATTACCCCGGCCCGTTACGCCAAAGACCCGGCAGAGCGCCAGCGCATCTCAGACCTGGTAAAGCAGGATTTGAAACGGGTAGCCGAGATTCTGCGCATTGAAGGTTACGCCCGGATTGATGCCTTTGTGCGGGTGTTTGAAGACGGCAAAGTGGAGACCATCATCATTGAGGTGAACTCCCTACCCGGCATGACCCCGGCCACGTGTATCTTCCACCAGACCGCCATCAACGGCTACAAGCCCTATGATTTCATTGACCGCATCCTGCAGTTCGGCATGGAGCGCACCAAAAAAGTTATCTCTTAA
- a CDS encoding rhodanese-like domain-containing protein, producing the protein MITSNITAAELKQRLANHETPIILDVREPWEHEEQNIAGSKLIPLGSLPERIHELEEFKDQEILVHCRSGKRSATAQAIMQQQGFKNVRNVEGGMLAYNEAQ; encoded by the coding sequence ATGATCACGTCTAACATCACCGCCGCCGAATTAAAGCAACGTCTTGCCAACCATGAAACGCCCATCATCCTTGACGTGCGCGAGCCCTGGGAGCACGAGGAGCAAAACATTGCCGGCAGTAAACTGATTCCGCTGGGTTCTTTGCCAGAGCGCATACATGAACTGGAGGAATTCAAGGACCAGGAGATATTGGTGCATTGCCGCTCCGGCAAACGTTCTGCCACCGCGCAGGCCATCATGCAACAGCAAGGTTTCAAAAACGTGCGCAACGTAGAAGGCGGCATGCTGGCCTATAACGAGGCACAATAA
- a CDS encoding PASTA domain-containing protein, with product MSRFLKAQTLGDLFKHILIMVAIVLLLLFVFFFVYLPSTTNHGETITVPKITGMSVEELEDFLGDKDLNYYVNDSTYQQGMAPFTVITQEPKAGEKVKQGRKIYVSINMKNPPLIKMPKLIDGSVKNAEMILKSYDLNMGEIKYVPDLAQNSVLRQFVNGREIKPGDPVAKGSKVDLEVGDGLGNTELEVPALVGMPVDEATMVVTGQGLQIGTVIYMAAPNGEADGTVLKQRPVAGEGAMIRTGELIDLWVAGPQPVAPIRD from the coding sequence ATGAGTCGTTTTCTGAAAGCCCAGACCCTGGGAGACCTGTTCAAGCACATCTTAATCATGGTGGCCATTGTGTTGCTGCTGTTGTTTGTGTTCTTCTTTGTGTACCTGCCCAGCACCACCAACCACGGCGAGACCATTACGGTGCCCAAGATCACCGGCATGAGTGTGGAAGAACTGGAAGATTTCCTGGGCGACAAAGACCTGAACTATTACGTGAATGACTCTACTTATCAGCAGGGCATGGCACCGTTCACGGTCATTACTCAGGAGCCTAAGGCCGGCGAAAAGGTAAAGCAGGGGCGTAAGATCTACGTGAGCATCAACATGAAGAACCCGCCACTCATTAAGATGCCTAAGCTGATTGACGGCTCGGTGAAAAACGCCGAGATGATCCTGAAGAGCTATGACCTGAACATGGGCGAGATCAAGTACGTACCAGACCTGGCCCAAAACTCGGTGCTGCGGCAGTTTGTGAACGGCCGCGAGATCAAACCCGGCGACCCGGTAGCCAAAGGATCAAAAGTGGATCTGGAGGTAGGCGACGGCCTGGGGAACACCGAACTGGAAGTGCCGGCCCTGGTAGGAATGCCCGTAGATGAGGCTACCATGGTAGTGACCGGGCAAGGCCTGCAGATTGGAACCGTTATTTACATGGCGGCGCCCAACGGCGAGGCCGACGGTACCGTATTGAAACAACGTCCGGTGGCAGGCGAAGGCGCCATGATCAGAACCGGTGAATTAATAGACCTTTGGGTGGCCGGCCCTCAACCGGTAGCCCCCATCAGAGATTAA